The Candidatus Binatia bacterium genome has a segment encoding these proteins:
- a CDS encoding sulfotransferase: MRTESSRAIAVVGMHRSGTSAIARGLAALGVYLGDDFLDAQPENPTGYWEDKGIVELNERVLKALRLRWDDVEPIERGRFSGWRMWRLRREAIDYLRRHFTTHALWGFKDPRTIRLLPFWRRTLGDAGVDDAYLLAIRNPASVAASLFARQQMDVETAQRLWLAHVVPFLEDLRGRPIAVVDYDLFMSDPRAQLERIARKLRIPVPESAAGEIERFASEFLNEGLRHTLFSPDEIDASTPLGRQTRDAYGLLLALAAGEREPDDAFWSQWNGSIAAGA; encoded by the coding sequence GTGAGAACGGAGAGCTCGCGGGCGATCGCGGTCGTCGGGATGCACCGCAGCGGCACGAGCGCGATCGCGCGCGGGCTCGCCGCGCTCGGCGTCTATCTCGGCGACGACTTCCTCGACGCGCAGCCCGAGAACCCGACCGGCTACTGGGAAGACAAGGGGATCGTCGAACTCAACGAGCGCGTGCTCAAGGCGCTGCGTTTGCGCTGGGACGACGTCGAGCCGATCGAGCGCGGCCGCTTCTCCGGCTGGCGCATGTGGCGGCTGCGACGCGAGGCGATTGACTATCTACGCCGGCATTTCACCACGCACGCGCTCTGGGGTTTCAAAGACCCGCGCACGATTCGTCTCTTGCCGTTCTGGCGCAGAACGCTCGGCGACGCGGGCGTGGACGACGCCTACCTGCTCGCGATCCGCAATCCCGCGAGCGTCGCCGCGTCGCTCTTCGCGCGCCAGCAGATGGATGTCGAGACCGCGCAGCGCCTCTGGCTCGCACACGTCGTTCCGTTTCTCGAAGACCTGCGGGGGAGGCCGATCGCCGTCGTGGATTACGACCTCTTCATGAGCGATCCGCGCGCGCAGCTCGAGCGCATCGCGCGCAAACTGCGGATACCCGTTCCCGAGAGCGCCGCCGGCGAGATCGAGCGGTTCGCGAGCGAGTTTCTCAACGAGGGGCTGCGTCACACGCTCTTCTCGCCCGACGAGATCGACGCGAGCACCCCGCTGGGCCGGCAGACGCGAGACGCGTACGGCCTGCTGCTGGCTCTCGCCGCCGGCGAACGCGAGCCCGACGATGCTTTTTGGTCGCAGTGGAACGGGAGTATAGCGGCGGGCGCGTAA
- a CDS encoding penicillin acylase family protein, translating to MRLFLRLVVVAVALAAIGVLAFAAYVAIGMRAHARDVGIVSGLRVHSPVTIARDDRGVPHVLAGNLHDLFFAQGYAEGSDRLFQMDLLRRYILGDLSEVYGAAALASDEKERAVPVAAMVQKQWLGLDFASREIFGAFSDGVNAAIAREPLPVEFRILAYRPRPWTPQDSLAVAMVTVLDLIDDWNSVEARDTAYRAGGLALLRARFPFTDPCYDAPVMAGLGAIAPGPSCKRNVAALLRVLADARPPVGSNEWAAGADRTAHHRALLANDPHLALQIPGVWYLIDLRAPGFHVAGATLPGTPSIVLGHNENLAWGATDGTVTSLSVFNPPASLDANAWQTERFHVRFRADETKRYYRAAHAFGVTTKNGRFVLVRWSAYDDPVSPAVTFLRLNAAATIEQATAALAAFPGPTQNFVLADTSGRTAYALAGQIPDDPARGRWFHPAADLQKNYPAFPFARLPKVAPSTSAVVWTANNKMYGSGYRLELSPQFAPPYRAYRIAQLLRARRVYDVAYFERMQLDVLSLAERELARDLAPAMGRSDAAIGAALAGWDGEMTGDSTTATVINGLRLQLTDRHTGRMPALLSAGVTGDALRGIVPPSPAPWRIAGAVPVLHAFSSLGINLLDGTTLPGNGDALTLHVQYSGYSQSFRAVWEVGNWDAGGITLPQGESGEPGSGHYTDEADAWVSGRLWPLPFSDAAVARTTLRRETLLP from the coding sequence GTGAGACTCTTCCTCCGATTGGTGGTCGTCGCGGTCGCGCTCGCCGCAATCGGCGTGCTCGCCTTTGCCGCCTACGTCGCGATCGGGATGCGCGCCCACGCCCGCGACGTCGGCATCGTCTCGGGGCTTCGCGTGCACTCCCCCGTCACGATCGCGCGCGACGACCGCGGCGTGCCGCACGTGCTGGCGGGCAACCTGCACGATCTCTTCTTCGCGCAGGGATACGCCGAAGGTTCGGACCGGCTCTTTCAGATGGACCTTTTGCGCCGCTACATTCTCGGCGACTTGTCCGAGGTCTACGGCGCGGCGGCGCTTGCGAGCGACGAGAAGGAGCGCGCGGTTCCCGTCGCCGCGATGGTGCAGAAGCAGTGGCTGGGCCTCGACTTTGCCTCGCGCGAAATTTTCGGAGCGTTCAGCGACGGCGTGAACGCGGCGATCGCGCGCGAGCCGCTGCCGGTGGAGTTTCGCATTCTCGCCTACCGGCCGCGCCCGTGGACGCCGCAGGATTCGCTCGCCGTCGCGATGGTGACCGTGCTCGATCTCATCGATGATTGGAACTCCGTCGAGGCGCGCGACACGGCCTATCGAGCCGGCGGCTTGGCGTTGCTGCGCGCGCGGTTTCCCTTCACCGACCCCTGTTACGACGCGCCCGTCATGGCGGGCCTCGGCGCGATCGCGCCGGGACCCTCCTGCAAGCGTAACGTCGCCGCGCTGCTGCGCGTCCTCGCCGACGCGCGGCCGCCGGTCGGCAGCAACGAGTGGGCCGCCGGCGCGGATCGCACCGCGCACCATCGAGCGCTGCTCGCAAACGATCCGCATCTCGCGCTGCAGATTCCGGGCGTCTGGTATCTCATCGATTTGCGCGCTCCGGGCTTTCACGTTGCGGGCGCGACGTTACCCGGCACGCCCTCGATCGTGCTCGGTCACAACGAGAACCTCGCGTGGGGTGCGACCGACGGCACCGTCACCTCGCTCTCGGTCTTCAACCCGCCCGCCTCCCTCGATGCAAACGCGTGGCAGACCGAACGATTCCACGTGCGCTTCCGTGCGGACGAGACGAAGCGCTACTATCGAGCGGCGCACGCGTTCGGCGTCACGACGAAGAACGGGCGATTCGTGCTCGTGCGCTGGAGCGCGTACGACGATCCGGTCTCGCCGGCGGTGACGTTCCTTCGCCTCAACGCCGCGGCGACGATCGAACAGGCGACGGCCGCGCTCGCCGCGTTTCCCGGCCCGACGCAGAATTTCGTGCTCGCCGACACGAGCGGGCGAACCGCCTACGCGCTTGCCGGACAGATTCCCGACGATCCCGCGCGCGGACGCTGGTTCCATCCGGCGGCCGATCTACAGAAGAACTATCCGGCGTTCCCGTTCGCGCGGCTGCCGAAGGTCGCGCCCTCGACGAGCGCCGTCGTGTGGACGGCGAACAACAAGATGTACGGCAGCGGCTATCGGCTGGAACTCAGCCCGCAGTTCGCCCCGCCCTATCGCGCCTACCGCATCGCGCAGTTGCTGCGAGCGCGACGCGTCTACGACGTCGCGTATTTCGAGCGCATGCAGCTCGACGTGCTCTCGCTCGCCGAGCGGGAGTTGGCGCGCGATCTCGCGCCCGCGATGGGCCGCAGCGACGCCGCGATCGGCGCAGCGCTCGCGGGTTGGGACGGAGAGATGACCGGCGACTCGACGACCGCGACCGTAATCAACGGATTGCGCCTGCAACTGACCGATCGGCACACCGGCAGAATGCCGGCGCTGCTCTCGGCCGGCGTGACCGGCGACGCGTTGCGCGGGATCGTGCCGCCGTCGCCCGCTCCGTGGCGAATTGCCGGCGCCGTCCCGGTGCTCCATGCATTCTCGTCGCTCGGCATCAACTTGCTCGACGGAACGACGCTTCCGGGCAACGGCGACGCGCTGACGCTGCACGTGCAGTATTCCGGCTACTCGCAGAGTTTCCGCGCGGTCTGGGAGGTCGGGAACTGGGACGCGGGCGGCATCACGCTGCCGCAGGGCGAGTCGGGCGAACCCGGCTCGGGTCATTACACCGACGAAGCCGATGCGTGGGTCTCGGGCCGCCTCTGGCCGCTGCCGTTCAGCGACGCCGCGGTCGCCCGAACGACGCTACGGCGCGAGACGCTGTTGCCGTAA
- a CDS encoding non-heme iron oxygenase ferredoxin subunit encodes MAKHRVAKLSEIASGTTRRVVVGSTELLLCNVGGKVYAIEDVCTHDGGPLDQGELEGEHVVCPRHGATFDVRTGDALTLPAVLPLMTYDVSVEGDDVFVDL; translated from the coding sequence GTGGCCAAGCATCGCGTAGCGAAACTTTCGGAGATCGCGTCGGGCACGACGCGGCGCGTCGTCGTCGGTTCGACGGAGCTCCTGCTCTGCAACGTCGGCGGGAAGGTCTATGCGATCGAGGACGTCTGCACCCACGACGGCGGCCCGCTCGACCAGGGCGAACTCGAGGGCGAGCACGTCGTCTGCCCGCGCCACGGCGCGACGTTCGACGTCCGGACCGGCGACGCGCTGACGCTGCCGGCGGTGCTCCCGCTGATGACGTACGACGTGAGCGTCGAGGGCGACGACGTCTTCGTCGATCTCTGA
- a CDS encoding GNAT family N-acetyltransferase codes for MAVEVRRVEDAPEFAELRELLAAYEADLPPELRHGAVPELDAIAQVYAGENAAFVARRDGVPIGCVAAGRFDASSAVLMRLFVLPSARGIGAARALVNAAISFARGRGDRRIVLDTHKGQLVAAYRLYRSLGFEECEPIAPVSYECPTFMELRIEEQADDRI; via the coding sequence ATGGCAGTCGAGGTTCGCCGGGTCGAGGATGCGCCGGAGTTCGCGGAGTTGCGGGAGCTTCTCGCCGCTTACGAGGCGGATCTGCCGCCGGAGCTGCGTCACGGCGCGGTGCCCGAGCTCGATGCGATCGCGCAGGTCTACGCCGGAGAGAACGCCGCGTTCGTGGCGAGGCGGGACGGCGTGCCGATCGGCTGCGTCGCGGCCGGACGTTTCGACGCCTCGAGCGCGGTCCTGATGCGGCTCTTCGTCCTTCCCTCCGCTCGCGGCATCGGCGCGGCGCGCGCTCTCGTCAACGCCGCGATATCGTTCGCGCGCGGGCGCGGCGACCGGCGCATCGTGCTCGATACGCATAAGGGGCAGCTCGTCGCGGCATACCGGTTGTATCGCTCGCTCGGCTTCGAAGAGTGCGAACCGATCGCCCCGGTGAGCTACGAATGCCCGACGTTCATGGAGCTGCGAATAGAAGAGCAAGCCGACGATCGGATTTGA
- a CDS encoding Nramp family divalent metal transporter → MERSYGVGAASPRVVAAAQEALAGNRRGWRALLPFAGPAFVASVAYMDPGNFATNIAGGAAFGYRLLWVVVLANLMAMLFQGLSAKLGIATGKNLAELSRDATPRPVALGMWAVSEVGAMATDLAEFLGAIVALNLLFHVPMLAGALVTGVVTYAMLALHRYGFRTMEALIGSLVGVIAVCYVVETLLSRPRWDAVLYHSVVPWIGGPSSLFLAVGIVGATVMPHAIYLHSALTQDRIVPRDRGQLAAIVKFSYVDVVVALTIAGVVNLAMMYMSAAVFHATGHAGVADIATAYRTLMPLLGNLAAVVFLIALLASGISSSAVGTMAGQVIMQSFVGFTVPLWVRRVVTMLPAIAVVALGLNVTQTLVVSQVILSFVLPVPVVALVVLTAREKTMGPMVNARWVTALAATAGAAILALNVLLIWTALPR, encoded by the coding sequence TTGGAGCGTAGTTACGGCGTCGGCGCGGCGAGCCCGCGCGTCGTCGCGGCGGCGCAGGAGGCGCTCGCCGGAAACCGGCGCGGCTGGCGCGCGCTGCTTCCGTTCGCCGGGCCCGCGTTCGTCGCGTCGGTCGCCTACATGGACCCCGGCAACTTCGCGACCAACATCGCGGGCGGCGCGGCGTTTGGTTATCGGCTGCTCTGGGTGGTCGTCCTTGCAAATCTCATGGCGATGCTCTTTCAGGGACTCTCCGCGAAGCTCGGCATCGCAACCGGAAAGAACCTCGCCGAACTATCGCGCGACGCGACGCCGAGGCCGGTCGCGCTCGGCATGTGGGCGGTCAGCGAGGTGGGCGCGATGGCGACCGACCTCGCGGAATTCCTCGGCGCGATCGTCGCGCTCAATCTGCTCTTCCACGTTCCGATGCTCGCCGGCGCGCTCGTGACCGGCGTCGTAACCTACGCGATGCTCGCGCTCCATCGCTACGGCTTTCGCACGATGGAGGCGCTCATCGGCTCTCTCGTCGGCGTCATCGCGGTCTGCTACGTCGTCGAGACGTTGCTCTCGCGGCCGAGATGGGACGCGGTGCTCTACCATTCCGTCGTGCCGTGGATCGGCGGCCCGTCGAGCCTCTTTCTCGCCGTCGGGATCGTCGGGGCCACGGTGATGCCGCACGCGATCTACCTGCACTCGGCGCTCACGCAGGACCGGATCGTGCCGCGCGACCGCGGGCAGCTCGCCGCGATCGTCAAGTTCTCCTACGTGGACGTCGTCGTCGCGCTGACGATCGCGGGCGTCGTCAACCTCGCGATGATGTACATGTCGGCGGCGGTCTTTCACGCGACCGGACACGCCGGCGTCGCCGATATCGCGACCGCCTATCGAACGCTGATGCCGCTGCTCGGCAATCTCGCCGCGGTCGTCTTTCTCATCGCGCTCTTGGCCTCGGGCATCTCGAGTTCCGCGGTCGGAACGATGGCCGGCCAGGTGATCATGCAGAGTTTCGTCGGCTTCACCGTGCCGCTCTGGGTGCGAAGAGTCGTCACCATGCTGCCCGCGATCGCCGTCGTGGCGCTCGGCCTCAACGTGACGCAGACGCTGGTCGTCAGTCAGGTGATCTTGAGTTTCGTGTTGCCGGTGCCGGTCGTCGCGCTCGTTGTCCTAACCGCGCGCGAGAAGACGATGGGTCCGATGGTCAACGCGCGCTGGGTCACGGCGCTGGCCGCGACCGCCGGCGCGGCAATCCTCGCGCTCAACGTCCTCTTGATTTGGACGGCGTTGCCCCGCTAG
- a CDS encoding gamma carbonic anhydrase family protein: MIIEYRGKRPKIHPSAFVAPTAVLIGDVEVGAESSIWFGAVLRGDNGPIRIGARTSIQDNSVVHVSERGGTFVGDEVTVGHGAIMEDCRIERRALIGSNATLLNGCTIGEGALIGAGSVVAERAAIPARTLAAGAPAAVKKPLAGEAAAWIDHAADEYVKLSRLYLAQSIGAVEDQESRI; encoded by the coding sequence ATGATCATCGAGTATCGAGGGAAGCGGCCGAAGATCCACCCGTCGGCGTTCGTCGCGCCGACGGCCGTGCTGATCGGCGACGTCGAGGTCGGCGCGGAGTCGAGCATCTGGTTCGGCGCGGTCTTGCGCGGCGACAACGGTCCGATTCGAATCGGCGCGCGCACCTCCATTCAGGACAACTCCGTCGTGCACGTCAGCGAACGCGGCGGCACGTTCGTCGGCGACGAGGTGACCGTCGGTCACGGCGCGATCATGGAGGATTGCCGCATCGAGCGCCGCGCGCTGATCGGCAGCAACGCGACGCTGCTCAACGGATGCACGATCGGCGAGGGCGCACTGATCGGCGCGGGCAGCGTCGTCGCGGAGCGCGCCGCGATCCCCGCGCGAACGCTCGCGGCCGGCGCGCCGGCGGCCGTAAAGAAGCCGCTCGCGGGCGAGGCGGCGGCGTGGATCGACCACGCGGCCGACGAGTACGTGAAACTCTCGCGACTCTACTTAGCGCAGAGCATCGGCGCCGTCGAGGATCAAGAGTCGAGAATCTAG